In Flavobacterium endoglycinae, one DNA window encodes the following:
- a CDS encoding DUF6909 family protein, which translates to MKETKHISRSRAQESSAAIEKMYITMRHLFNRGFYKPMGVSGDSLRESLLALRPEIYGNIAEEKVELNGLLYVIERLPIGIEQCRFINLTSDEGYSKSHFQPIVPPKRRRNCYRIDEEQMNVEITRGRSDIYDILTHLTFIFIESHKIKNRVLIDDGGEVSRDWQKLEQAVMQTKKLSQIEKEKAISHVANILARTFEEVLDIYDAFGSENAPDRFLHVIYWLGKLAIEEIVENNKRTITFSPVLRERLGHHIHGEIWATNIKEVLKENNLLKRPIHVISANMHSVMNSIFATPLLTSKYKGKNDFFIYEELSNSGSKEIRGQVEELALKNGMISLPDCSGTNIDVQIFDTAKIDWSKTAFSHANVGEEKPVIIVMDYAFGEQAYETIDELLKPYKKETLLNVKSVSIMGKAGILEGGKGDIMIPSAHINEGTADNYFFENELTGAMFEGNDIDIYEGAMVTVLGTSLQNRDLLKFFHESTWGVIGLEMEGSYYQKAIQSASKIRKSVPQDIKVRYAYYASDNPLETGSTLASGGLGTTGVKPTYLITIKILEQIFNIK; encoded by the coding sequence ATGAAAGAAACCAAACATATATCAAGATCAAGAGCGCAGGAATCATCTGCAGCTATCGAAAAAATGTACATTACAATGCGCCATTTATTCAACCGTGGTTTTTACAAACCAATGGGAGTTTCTGGTGATAGTTTAAGAGAATCATTACTGGCATTACGTCCTGAAATCTACGGAAATATTGCCGAAGAAAAAGTAGAACTTAACGGACTTTTATACGTTATAGAACGTCTTCCTATAGGAATTGAACAATGCCGATTTATCAATTTAACTTCTGATGAAGGCTATTCAAAATCACATTTTCAGCCGATTGTTCCTCCAAAAAGAAGAAGAAACTGCTACAGAATCGACGAAGAACAAATGAATGTTGAAATCACGCGCGGTCGTTCGGATATTTATGATATTCTGACGCATTTGACTTTCATTTTCATTGAATCACATAAAATTAAAAACAGAGTTTTAATTGATGATGGCGGAGAAGTGTCACGCGACTGGCAGAAATTAGAACAAGCTGTAATGCAGACAAAAAAGCTTTCTCAGATTGAAAAAGAAAAAGCGATTTCTCACGTAGCCAATATTTTAGCCAGAACTTTTGAAGAGGTTTTAGATATTTATGATGCTTTTGGTTCAGAAAATGCACCAGATCGTTTCCTTCATGTCATTTACTGGTTAGGAAAATTAGCAATCGAAGAAATTGTCGAAAATAACAAACGAACGATTACTTTTAGTCCCGTTTTACGTGAACGTCTTGGACATCATATTCACGGAGAAATCTGGGCAACAAATATCAAAGAAGTATTAAAAGAAAATAATCTTTTAAAGCGTCCAATACATGTTATTAGTGCCAATATGCACAGTGTGATGAATTCGATTTTTGCAACTCCGTTGTTAACATCAAAATACAAAGGCAAAAATGATTTCTTTATTTATGAAGAATTAAGCAACTCAGGTTCAAAAGAAATCAGAGGGCAAGTCGAAGAACTGGCACTGAAAAACGGAATGATTTCCTTACCAGATTGTTCGGGAACGAACATCGATGTTCAGATTTTTGATACCGCTAAAATCGACTGGTCAAAAACCGCATTTTCGCACGCCAATGTAGGAGAAGAAAAACCAGTTATAATCGTAATGGATTATGCCTTTGGGGAGCAGGCTTACGAAACGATCGACGAACTTTTAAAACCGTATAAAAAAGAAACTTTACTAAATGTAAAATCAGTTTCGATTATGGGGAAAGCCGGAATTCTAGAAGGAGGAAAAGGCGATATCATGATTCCGTCGGCACATATCAACGAAGGAACAGCCGATAATTATTTCTTCGAAAATGAATTAACAGGCGCTATGTTTGAAGGAAACGATATTGACATTTACGAAGGTGCAATGGTTACCGTTTTAGGAACATCATTACAAAACAGAGATTTATTGAAGTTTTTCCACGAATCTACCTGGGGTGTAATTGGTCTGGAAATGGAAGGATCCTATTATCAGAAAGCCATTCAGTCGGCATCAAAAATCAGAAAAAGCGTTCCTCAGGATATTAAAGTTCGATATGCCTATTATGCTTCAGATAATCCTCTTGAAACGGGAAGCACATTAGCTTCAGGCGGACTTGGGACAACTGGCGTAAAACCGACTTATTTGATTACAATCAAAATTTTGGAACAGATTTTCAACATAAAATAA